Proteins encoded in a region of the Vicia villosa cultivar HV-30 ecotype Madison, WI linkage group LG5, Vvil1.0, whole genome shotgun sequence genome:
- the LOC131601767 gene encoding ATP-dependent helicase rhp16-like — translation MELRRRKTLLDDVDSAADKGKQPMDDTGSDTDESDLDSIWSSDSDFEAEDFDGQLTSDLNQVPTLSMSDSDTDSLVKKIMAQSRKRGRESVIKIEDLSDIERMLEEHVVEAPIDPPKVKKKQKAKKTKNPKPVLLWHAWRDEHDRWIDQNLLEDVNLDQSEVMNETAEASSDLIVPLLRYQKEWLAWALKQESSVTRGGILADEMGMGKTIQAIALVLAKREFQQMSCEPDEHSDSPGSSKVLPAIKGTLVICPVVAVTQWVSEIDRFTLKGSTKVLVYHGAKRGKSAEQFSEYDFVITTYSIVESEYRRHVMPPKEKCQYCGRLFKESTLTFHLKYHCGPGAIKTEKQSKQTKKKRSGQSSKGDGGLKQGSIKKKEKKMSSRIEDNEKSCLHAVKWQRIILDEAHYIKSRHSNTAKAALALESFYKWALSGTPLQNRVGELYSLVRFLQIVPYSYNLCKDCDCRTLNHSSSKQCSNCPHSSVRHFCWWNKNIATPIQSYGYGDGGKRAMILLKNRILKSIVLRRTKVGRAADLALPPRIVSLRRDSLDTKEQDYYESLYSESQAQFNTYVQENTLTNNYAHIFDLLTRLRQAVDHPYLVVYSATAAALKQGNLASNGNVEVECGLCHDVVEDPVVTSCEHTFCKACLIDFSASLGQVSCPSCSKLLTVDLTSNKDAVVPKTTIKGFRPSSILNRIQIENFQTSTKIEALREEIRSMVEMDGSAKAIVFSQFTSFLDLINYSLQKSGVSCVQLVGSMTLAARDVAIKKFTDDPDCRIFLMSLKAGGVALNLTAASHVFLMDPWWNPAVERQAQDRIHRIGQYKPIKIVRFVIENTIEERILKLQEKKELVFEGTVGGSSEALGKLTVADLKFLFVT, via the exons ATGGAACTTCGTCGTCGTAAAACTCTCCTCGATGATGTGGATTCTG CGGCTGACAAGGGGAAGCAGCCCATGGATGATACTGGCAGTGACACTGATGAAAGTGATCTTGATTCGATTTGGAgttctgattctgattttgaaG CTGAAGACTTTGATGGGCAGCTCACTTCTGACTTGAATCAAGTCCCAACTTTAAGCATGAGTGATTCTGATACTGATTCTTTAGTTAAAAAGATAATGGCACAGTCtcgaaagagaggaagagaatcCGTGATAAAAATCGAAGACCTGAGTGATATAGAGAGAATGCTGGAGGAGCATGTTGTTGAAGCTCCAATTGATCCACCTAAGGTgaaaaagaagcaaaaagcaaagaaaacaaaaaatcctAAGCCAGTGTTGTTATGGCATGCTTGGAGAGATGAACATGACAGATGGATTGATCAGAATTTGTTGGAAGATGTTAACTTAGATCAAAGTGAAGTGATGAATGAGACGGCCGAGGCATCCTCGGATCTGATTGTTCCTTTGCTGAGGTACCAAAAGGAATGGTTAGCCTGGGCTCTGAAGCAAGAAAGTTCTGTAACTAGAGGAGGAATCCTCGCCGATGAAATGGGCATGGGGAAAACTATTCAAGCAATTGCCCTTGTCCTTGCTAAACGGGAATTTCAACAAATGAGTTGCGAACCAGATGAACACTCAGATTCACCCGGGTCATCTAAAGTCCTTCCTGCGATCAAAGGAACCCTTGTCATCTGTCCCGTGGTTGCTGTTACTCAGTGGGTTAGCGAGATTGATCGATTTACTTTGAAAGGAAGCACCAAGGTTCTGGTTTATCATGGGGCAAAAAGAGGGAAGAGTGCTGAACAGTTCTCAGAGTATGATTTTGTAATAACAACATATTCTATTGTTGAATCGGAGTACAGAAGACATGTGATGCCTCCTAAGGAGAAGTGCCAATATTGTGGAAGATTATTTAAGGAGAGTACTTTAACTTTTCACCTGAAGTACCATTGTGGGCCCGGTGCTATTAAAACCGAAAAACAATCAAAGCAAACGAAGAAAAAGAGAAGTGGTCAGAGTTCAAAGGGGGATGGAGGGTTGAAGCAGGGCTCTatcaagaagaaggagaagaaaatgaGCTCAAGAATAGAAGATAATGAGAAGTCATGTCTCCATGCTGTTAAGTGGCAGAGGATCATATTGGATGAG GCACACTATATAAAATCTAGGCATTCTAACACTGCAAAAGCAGCTCTTGCTTTAGAGTCTTTCTACAAATGGGCATTAAGTGGCACACCCCTTCAGAACCGTGTTGGAGAGCTATATTCTTTG GTACGATTTCTGCAGATAGTTCCTTATTCCTATAACCTGTGCAAGGACTGTGACTGCAGGACACTTAATCATAG CTCCTCTAAACAATGTTCAAACTGCCCCCACAGTTCTGTTAGACATTTTTGTTGGTGGAACAAA AATATTGCCACACCAATTCAATCATATGGATATGGTGATGGGGGGAAAAGAGCCATGATATTGCTCAAAAACAGAATTTTAAAGAGCATAGTGTTAAGGCGAACTAAAGTTGGCAGGGCTGCTGATCTGGCACTTCCTCCTAGGATC GTATCATTGAGGAGGGATAGCCTAGATACAAAAGAACAAGACTATTATGAATCACTATACAGTGAAAGTCAAGCACAGTTTAATAC GTACGTACAAGAAAATACTTTGACGAATAATTATGCTCATATTTTTGACCTCCTCACACGACTACGTCAG GCTGTGGATCATCCTTATCTTGTGGTGTATTCTGCAACTGCAGCAGCACTAAAACAAGGGAACTTGGCTAGTAATGGTAATGTTGAAGTAGAATGTGGCCTTTGTCATGATGTAGTTGAAGATCCCGTG GTTACCTCTTGTGAGCATACTTTTTGCAAGGCATGCTTGATAGATTTCTCTGCTTCCTTAGGTCAAGTATCATGCCCCTCTTGCTCTAAATTACTCACTGTTGATTTGACTTCCAACAAGGATGCTGTGGTTCCTAAAACAACAATTAAGGGGTTCAGACCTTCAAGCATTTTAAACAGAATTCAGATTGAGAATTTTCAGACAAGTACTAAAATAGAGGCATTG AGAGAAGAAATTAGATCTATGGTTGAAATGGATGGTTCTGCAAAAGCTATTGTTTTTAGCCAGTTTACATCATTCTTGGATCTTATAAACTACTCCTTGCAAAAG TCAGGTGTATCTTGCGTTCAATTGGTTGGAAGTATGACATTGGCTGCTCGGGACGTCGCCATTAAGAAATTTACCGACGACCCAGACTGTAGAATTTTCCTCATGAGCTTGAAAGCTGGAGGCGTTGCTCTGAATTTGACCGCAGCATCTCAT GTTTTCCTCATGGATCCTTGGTGGAACCCTGCAGTGGAGCGTCAGGCTCAGGACAGAATTCATCGTATAGGGCAATACAAACCAATCAA AATTGTGAGATTTGTCATTGAAAACACAATCGAGGAGAGGATCTTGAAACTTCAAGAGAAGAAGGAACTAGTATTTGAAGG GACTGTAGGCGGTTCTTCTGAGGCTCTAGGGAAGTTGACGGTGGCCGACTTAAAATTTCTCTTTGTTACCTAA